A DNA window from Brassica napus cultivar Da-Ae chromosome A4, Da-Ae, whole genome shotgun sequence contains the following coding sequences:
- the LOC106452180 gene encoding O-glucosyltransferase rumi homolog isoform X2, with protein MSEDGTKNDKARSSHSRPSTCPSYFRWIHEDLRPWRETGITRGMLEKARNNKAHFRVIILDGKVYVKKYRKSIDTRDVFTLWGILQLLRWYPGRLPDLELMFDANDRPTVRSNDYRGQQHPAPPPIFRYCSDDASLDIVFPDWSFWGWAEVNIKPWAKSMVAIQEGNKMTPWKDRVAYAYWRGNPNVAPTRRDLLTCNVSDQQDWNTRLYINDWIRESREGFKNSNLENQCTHRYKIYIEGWAWSVSEKYIMACDSMTLYVRPRYYDFFIRGMMPLQHYWPIRDNSKCTSLKHAVHWGNTHSDQARKIGEEGSRYIREEVNIEHVYDYMFHLMNEYAKLLKFKPEIPWGATEITPDSMGCPATGRWRDFMEESMVMSPCEVSPCEMPLPYSPVELREVLERKANATRQVELWEDQYYSNKP; from the exons ATGTCCGAAGACGGCACAAAAAACGACAAAGCCAGAAGCAGCCATTCGCGGCCATCCACGTGTCCTTCTTACTTCCGTTGGATCCACGAGGATCTACGGCCGTGGAGAGAGACAGGTATAACGAGAGGGATGCTCGAGAAAGCGAGGAACAACAAGGCGCATTTCAGGGTTATAATCCTCGACGGGAAGGTGTACGTTAAGAAGTACAGAAAATCTATCGACACTCGAGATGTTTTTACTCTGTGGGGCATCCTACAGTTACTACGGTGGTATCCTGGGAGGTTGCCCGATCTAGAGCTCATGTTTGACGCTAATGATAGACCAACCGTCCGATCTAACGACTATAGAGGTCAACAACACCCGGCCCCACCTCCGATATTCCGTTATTGCTCTGATGACGCCAGCTTGGATATAGTCTTCCCTGATTGGTCCTTCTGGGGCTG GGCTGAAGTTAATATCAAGCCTTGGGCTAAGTCCATGGTGGCGATACAGGAAGGGAACAAGATGACGCCATGGAAAGACCGCGTGGCGTACGCTTATTGGAGAGGAAACCCCAATGTGGCTCCCACTAGGAGAGATCTTCTTACATGCAATGTCTCAGACCAACAAGACTGGAACACTCGTCTCTACATCAAT GATTGGATTAGAGAATCAAGAGAAGGATTCAAGAACTCAAACTTAGAGAACCAATGCACCCACAG GTACAAGATATACATAGAAGGATGGGCATGGTCAGTGAGTGAGAAGTATATTATGGCATGTGACTCAATGACATTATACGTGAGACCAAGGtactatgatttttttatacGAGGAATGATGCCATTACAGCATTATTGGCCTATCAGAGACAACTCAAAGTGTACTTCCCTCAAACACGCCGTACATTGGGGAAATACACATTCAGACCAG GCGCGTAAGATAGGGGAAGAAGGGAGCAGATATATAAGGGAGGAAGTGAACATCGAACATGTGTATGATTACATGTTCCATTTGATGAACGAGTACGCCAAGCTTCTGAAGTTTAAGCCTGAGATTCCTTGGGGAGCTACTGAGATTACACCGGATAGTATGGGATGTCCAGCGACGGGACGGTGGAGAGATTTCATGGAGGAGTCGATGGTGATGTCTCCTTGTGAAGTGTCTCCTTGCGAGATGCCTCTTCCTTATAGCCCTGTGGAGTTGAGAGAGGTTCTTGAGAGAAAAGCTAATGCAACTCGCCAAGTTGAGTTATGGGAAGATCAATATTATAGTAACAAGCCATGA
- the LOC106452183 gene encoding uncharacterized protein LOC106452183 has product MSKKNNLAKRKKQHEYNLQKEKEIQDKKIKKLHANKNKMKVDGSGKKKKGGFSVGKKKLKTKLTPAAKAKAAQAMELDK; this is encoded by the exons ATGTCGAAGAAGAACAATTTAGCCAAGAGAAAGAAGCAGCACGAGTACAATCTCCAaa AGGAGAAAGAAATACAAGACAAGAAGATCAAGAAGCTTCATGCCAACAAGAACAAGATGAAA GTTGATGGTAgtggtaagaagaagaaaggtggATTCtcagttgggaagaagaagttgaagacTAAGTTGACTCCAGCTGCTAAAGCTAAAGCTGCTCAAGCTATGGAGCTAGACAAATGA
- the LOC106345363 gene encoding LIM domain-containing protein PLIM2a, whose product MSFTGTLDKCKACDKTVYVMDLLTLEGNTYHKSCFRCSHCNGTLQMTTYSSMDGVLYCKTHFEQLFKESGNFSKNFQTGKTEKSNDQMTRAPSKLSSFFSGTQDKCASCHKTVYPLEKVNMEGECYHKTCFKCAHSGCPLTHSSYASLNGVLYCKVHFNQLFLEKGSYNHVHQAAANHRRTASSGASTPPSDDHKPEDNAAIPEGDAGEEEAVPEAADAGGEPEPVAES is encoded by the exons ATGTCGTTTACAGGAACGTTGGATAAATGCAAGGCGTGTGACAAAACCGTCTACGTCATGGATTTGTTGACGTTGGAGGGTAACACTTATCACAAATCATGTTTCCGATGCAGTCATTGCAATGGCACTCTCCAG ATGACTACTTACTCGTCCATGGATGGAGTTCTTTACTGCAAGACTCACTTCGAACAGCTTTTCAAAGAATCCGGCAATTTCAGCAAGAACTTTCAGACAGGAAAGACAGAGAAGTCGAATGATCAAATG ACTCGAGCTCCAAGCAAGTTATCTTCATTCTTCAGTGGAACACAAGACAAATGTGCGAGTTGTCACAAAACCGTTTACCCACTTGAGAAAGTGAACATGGAAGGTGAATGTTACCACAAGACTTGCTTCAAGTGCGCACACAGTGGTTGTCCTTTGACTCACTCTTCTTACGCTTCTCTCAACGGTGTCCTCTACTGCAAAGTCCATTTCAACCAGCTCTTCCTCGAGAAAGGAAGTTACAATCACGTCCATCAAGCCGCTGCTAACCACCGTCGAACCGCCTCTTCTGGTGCCTCTACCCCGCCTTCTGATGATCACAAACCTGAAGATAACGCTGCGATTCCGGAAGGAGATGCAGGAGAGGAGGAAGCAGTCCCTGAAGCTGCTGATGCAGGAGGAGAGCCTGAGCCTGTGGCTGAGTCTTGA
- the LOC106452176 gene encoding DEAD-box ATP-dependent RNA helicase 6 has product MDNNNNRGRFPPGIGAQNPNPNPNPPPQQFLHSRTPFPQQYVQSRTPLPPQQQPDAQQYVQRGYSQQNPPQQIQQQQQWSTRAQLPGNPSYVDEVEKTVQSEANNDSNNQDWKATLKLPPRDNRYQTEDVTATKGNEFEDYFLKRDLLRGIYEKGFEKPSPIQEESIPIALTGSDILARAKNGTGKTGAFCIPTLEKIDPENNVIQAVILVPTRELALQTSQVCKELSKYLKIEVMVTTGGTSLRDDIMRLYQPVHLLVGTPGRILDLTKKGVCVLKDCAMLVMDEADKLLSAEFQPSIEELIQFLPQNRQILMFSATFPVTVKYFKDRYLRKPYIINLMDQLTLMGVTQYYAFVEERQKVHCLNTLFSKLQINQSIIFCNSVNRVELLAKKITELGYSCFYIHAKMAQDHRNRVFHDFRNGACRNLVCTDLFTRGIDIQAVNVVINFDFPRTSESYLHRVGRSGRYGHLGLAVNLVTYEDRFKMYQTEQELGTEIKPIPSLIDKAIYCQ; this is encoded by the exons ATGGATAACAATAACAACAGAGGAAGATTCCCACCGGGGATTGGAGCTCagaatccgaacccgaacccgaacccgcCGCCTCAGCAGTTCCTTCACTCGCGGACTCCGTTTCCTCAACAGTATGTTCAGTCTCGTACTCCCTTGCCGCCGCAGCAGCAACCCGATGCTCAGCAGTACGTTCAGAGAGGCTACTCACAACAAAACCCTCCTCAGCAGatccagcagcagcagcagtgGTCTACACGCGCTCAGCTTCCTGGTAATCCGAGTTACGTAGATGAAGTCGAGAAGACGGTTCAATCTGAAGCTAACAACGATTCTAA TAACCAGGACTGGAAGGCAACGTTAAAGCTCCCACCTCGAGATAACCGTTACCAGACTGAG GATGTGACGGCTACTAAGGGAAATGAGTTTGAGGATTACTTTTTGAAGAGAGATCTGCTGAGGGGGATATACGAAAAGGGTTTTGAGAAGCCGTCTCCTATCCAGGAAGAAAGCATTCCCATTGCTTTGACTGGAAGTGATATTCTCGCTAGAGCTAAAAATGGTACTGGGAAGACTGGTGCCTTCTGCATCCCTACCCTTGAGAAGATTGACCCTGAGAACAATGTCATTCAAG CTGTAATTCTAGTCCCAACTCGAGAGCTGGCCCTTCAGACATCACAGGTTTGCAAGGAGCtttcaaaatacttgaaaattgAGGTTATGGTCACCACTGGCGGTACCAGCCTGAGGGATGATATCATGCGTTTATATCAACCTGTCCACTTGCTGGTTGGGACTCCTGGAAGAATATTGGATCTTACCAAAAAGGGTGTGTGCGTTTTGAAAGACTGTGCCATGCTTGTAATGGATGAG gcCGACAAGCTTCTGTCTGCAGAGTTTCAACCTTCTATAGAGGAGTTGATACAGTTCTTGCCGCAAAACCGTCAGATTTTGATGTTTTCAGCTACGTTTCCTGTCACTGTGAAGTACTTCAAGGATCGTTATCTCAGGAAGCCTTACATTATCAATCTCATGGATCAGCTGACACTTATGGGTGTCACACAGTACTATGCTTTTGTTGAAGAGAGACAGAAGGTGCACTGCCTTAACACGCTTTTCTCTAAG CTGCAAATAAACCAGTCCATTATCTTTTGCAACTCTGTCAATCGTGTGGAGCTGTTAGCCAAGAAAATCACAGAACTTGGTTACTCATGCTTCTATATCCATGCGAAGATGGCTCAAGACCACCGTAACAGGGTTTTCCATGATTTCCGCAATGGTGCTTGCAGAAACCTTGTTTGCACTG ATTTGTTTACACGTGGGATTGACATTCAAGCTGTGAATGTGGTTATTAATTTTGATTTCCCGAGGACTTCTGAGTCGTATCTACACAGG GTAGGTAGATCAGGAAGATATGGACACCTTGGGTTGGCTGTGAATTTGGTAACATATGAGGACCGCTTCAAAAT GTACCAAACTGAGCAAGAACTTGGAACTGAAATCAAGCCAATTCCTTCACTTATCGACAAGGCAATCTACTGTCAGTAA
- the LOC106452181 gene encoding UPF0187 protein At2g45870, chloroplastic-like → MGLEKDITHLNHRSYNISPLTSRFQHVTSPFQIGIETFVGLMISYKQKPIKQKQQLRKLKRRRLAFQQLVPTTSFHLITPSLTFALCMCLLHHHHHRLLHQNLDFPAEMYQSTNLSFSSSFTHRSLLLERRFRPRRPRKPLNFTPSCVSSDPNSSENSINLSSKLISLLKAVPNWSDGIKERRMRQKRSLYTHENWVRHRSSLRHLRHVSSSASSRVILSLIPPVFFFTTVAVLIAGYNSAVGSELLPSFFPVLRASPLPYQLTAPALALLLVFRTEASYSRFEQGRKAWVKIITGTNDLARQVVSSVNGPSGDDEVIIRDALLRYIAAFPVALKCHVIYGSDIADDLRNVVEEDDLSLILKSKHRPRCVIQFISQSLQLLNLDSTKIDTLESKMLQLQEGIGVCDQLMGIPIPLSYTRLTSRFLVLWHLTLPVILRDDCHWNVVPATFISAASLFCIEEVGVLIEEPFSMLALDELCDMVLSNIDEAVKSEKVIRNRIIAKKRMHEIKHSSNGWHKS, encoded by the exons ATGGGCTTAGAGAAAGATATAACCCATTTAAATCACAGAAGTTATAATATAAGCCCATTAACCTCTAGATTTCAACACGTAACGTCGCCGTTTCAAATAGGAATCGAAACATTTGTGGGTTTAATGATAAGTTATAAACAAAAGCCCATTAAGCAGAAACAACAGCTGAGAAAGCTAAAACGCCGTCGTTTAGCCTTCCAACAACTTGTTCCAACGACCTCCTTCCACCTAATCACTCCCTCTCTCACTTTTGCACTCTGCATGTGTCTtcttcatcaccatcatcatcgtCTTCTCCACCAAAACCTCGATTTTCCCGCCGAAATGTATCAATCAACGAACCTATCTTTCTCCTCCAGCTTCACCCACCGATCTCTCCTCCTCGAACGACGATTCCGCCCCAGAAGACCTCGCAAACCCCTCAATTTCACTCCGTCATGCGTCTCCTCCGATCCCAACTCCTCCGAAAATTCGATCAACCTCTCCTCGAAGCTCATCTCCCTCCTCAAAGCCGTCCCGAACTGGTCAGACGGGATCAAAGAGAGGCGGATGCGGCAGAAACGATCCCTCTACACTCACGAGAACTGGGTCAGACACCGGAGCTCCCTCCGCCACCTCCGCCACGTGTCCTCCAGCGCGTCTTCTCGCGTCATACTCTCCTTGATCCCTCCCGTGTTCTTCTTCACCACCGTCGCCGTCTTAATCGCGGGTTACAACTCCGCCGTGGGTTCGGAGTTGTTGCCTAGCTTCTTCCCTGTCCTCCGAGCTTCTCCTCTTCCGTATCAGCTCACGGCTCCGGCGTTAGCTCTGCTTCTGGTGTTTCGAACCGAGGCTTCGTACTCGAGGTTTGAGCAAGGGAGGAAAGCTTGGGTTAAGATTATAACTGGAACCAATGATTTAGCTAGGCAGGTTGTTTCTTCCGTTAACGGCCCCTCCGGTGATGATGAAGTGATCATCAGAGATGCGCTTTTGCGTTATATTGCTGCTTTCCCTGTGGCGCTTAAG TGTCATGTGATCTATGGTTCTGATATAGCTGATGATCTCCGGAACGTGGTGGAAGAAGATGATCTGTCTTTGATCCTTAAGTCAAAGCATCGTCCGCGCTGTGTCATCCAGTTTATCTCCCAAAGTCTTCAGCTTTTGAATCTAGACAGTACAAAGATAGATACTTTG GAATCAAAGATGCTGCAGTTACAGGAAGGAATTGGTGTGTGTGATCAACTAATGGGTATCCCGATTCCACTTTCCTACACACGGCTAACCTCGAGGTTCTTAGTCTTGTGGCATCTTACACTCCCTGTTATTCTCCGGGATGATTGCCACTGGAATGTTGTTCCTGCTACTTTCATCAGCGCTGCGTCTCTCTTCTGCATTGAAGAA GTGGGTGTTCTTATAGAGGAGCCATTCTCTATGCTAGCTTTAGACGAGCTATGTGACATGGTGCTTAGTAACATCGACGAAGCTGTTAAATCCGAGAAAGTCATACGCAATCGGATCATCGCAAAGAAAAGGATGCATGAGATTAAGCACTCATCAAATGGTTGGCACAAATCTTGA
- the LOC106452180 gene encoding O-glucosyltransferase rumi homolog isoform X1: MLQRKSMKRNNNSDAHTNRHASLKTTSYPGKRIVKATLFFVSCLLISAGLLDLLGCFDSTTFAGLKQVATIRKQPITTHHKFPDQCDVVQNQTQQQKRQQLPMSEDGTKNDKARSSHSRPSTCPSYFRWIHEDLRPWRETGITRGMLEKARNNKAHFRVIILDGKVYVKKYRKSIDTRDVFTLWGILQLLRWYPGRLPDLELMFDANDRPTVRSNDYRGQQHPAPPPIFRYCSDDASLDIVFPDWSFWGWAEVNIKPWAKSMVAIQEGNKMTPWKDRVAYAYWRGNPNVAPTRRDLLTCNVSDQQDWNTRLYINDWIRESREGFKNSNLENQCTHRYKIYIEGWAWSVSEKYIMACDSMTLYVRPRYYDFFIRGMMPLQHYWPIRDNSKCTSLKHAVHWGNTHSDQARKIGEEGSRYIREEVNIEHVYDYMFHLMNEYAKLLKFKPEIPWGATEITPDSMGCPATGRWRDFMEESMVMSPCEVSPCEMPLPYSPVELREVLERKANATRQVELWEDQYYSNKP, translated from the exons ATGCTTCAACGGAAAAGCATGAAGAGGAACAACAACAGCGATGCTCATACGAACAGGCATGCCTCTCTCAAAACGACCTCGTATCCAGGAAAACGCATCGTAAAAGCTACTCTCTTCTTCGTCTCTTGTCTCCTCATATCTGCTGGTCTCTTGGACTTGTTGGGTTGTTTCGATTCA ACAACTTTTGCAGGTCTGAAGCAAGTAGCAACAATCAGAAAACAACCAATCACAACGCACCACAAGTTCCCTGACCAATGCGACGTCGTACAGAACCAAACACAGCAACAAAAAAGACAGCAACTTCCAATGTCCGAAGACGGCACAAAAAACGACAAAGCCAGAAGCAGCCATTCGCGGCCATCCACGTGTCCTTCTTACTTCCGTTGGATCCACGAGGATCTACGGCCGTGGAGAGAGACAGGTATAACGAGAGGGATGCTCGAGAAAGCGAGGAACAACAAGGCGCATTTCAGGGTTATAATCCTCGACGGGAAGGTGTACGTTAAGAAGTACAGAAAATCTATCGACACTCGAGATGTTTTTACTCTGTGGGGCATCCTACAGTTACTACGGTGGTATCCTGGGAGGTTGCCCGATCTAGAGCTCATGTTTGACGCTAATGATAGACCAACCGTCCGATCTAACGACTATAGAGGTCAACAACACCCGGCCCCACCTCCGATATTCCGTTATTGCTCTGATGACGCCAGCTTGGATATAGTCTTCCCTGATTGGTCCTTCTGGGGCTG GGCTGAAGTTAATATCAAGCCTTGGGCTAAGTCCATGGTGGCGATACAGGAAGGGAACAAGATGACGCCATGGAAAGACCGCGTGGCGTACGCTTATTGGAGAGGAAACCCCAATGTGGCTCCCACTAGGAGAGATCTTCTTACATGCAATGTCTCAGACCAACAAGACTGGAACACTCGTCTCTACATCAAT GATTGGATTAGAGAATCAAGAGAAGGATTCAAGAACTCAAACTTAGAGAACCAATGCACCCACAG GTACAAGATATACATAGAAGGATGGGCATGGTCAGTGAGTGAGAAGTATATTATGGCATGTGACTCAATGACATTATACGTGAGACCAAGGtactatgatttttttatacGAGGAATGATGCCATTACAGCATTATTGGCCTATCAGAGACAACTCAAAGTGTACTTCCCTCAAACACGCCGTACATTGGGGAAATACACATTCAGACCAG GCGCGTAAGATAGGGGAAGAAGGGAGCAGATATATAAGGGAGGAAGTGAACATCGAACATGTGTATGATTACATGTTCCATTTGATGAACGAGTACGCCAAGCTTCTGAAGTTTAAGCCTGAGATTCCTTGGGGAGCTACTGAGATTACACCGGATAGTATGGGATGTCCAGCGACGGGACGGTGGAGAGATTTCATGGAGGAGTCGATGGTGATGTCTCCTTGTGAAGTGTCTCCTTGCGAGATGCCTCTTCCTTATAGCCCTGTGGAGTTGAGAGAGGTTCTTGAGAGAAAAGCTAATGCAACTCGCCAAGTTGAGTTATGGGAAGATCAATATTATAGTAACAAGCCATGA
- the LOC106452175 gene encoding phosphomannomutase encodes MAAKKAGVIALFDVDDTLTAPRKEATQEMLHFIQKLRKVVTIGLVGGSDLNKISEQLGKTVTNDFDYCFTENGLVAHKDGKSIGIQSMKLFLGEDKLKELINFTLHYIADLDIPIKRGTFIEFRNGMINVSPIGRNCSQEERDEFERYDKVHNIRPKMVAELRVRFAHLNLTFSIGGQISFDVFPKGWDKTYCLQYLEDFNEIHFFGDKTYEGGNDYEIYESPKTIGHSVTSPDDTMAQCKALFIS; translated from the exons ATGGCGGCCAAGAAGGCAGGAGTGATCGCATTGTTCGACGTGGACGATACTCTTACAGCTCCAAGGAAGGAAGCTACTCAAGAAATGCTCCATTTTATCCAAAAATTACGCAAG GTAGTCACTATAGGACTCGTCGGTGGATCTGATCTAAACAAGATATCTGAGCAACTTGGCAAAACAG TCACTAACGACTTTGATTATTGTTTCACTGAGAATGGTCTTGTTGCACATAAAGATGGTAAATCCATTGGAATCCAG agcATGAAGCTGTTCCTTGGAGAAGATAAGCTCAAG GAGTTAATCAATTTCACGCTGCACTACATTGCAGACTTGGATATTCCAATCAAGAG GGGAACATTTATAGAGTTCCGAAATGGAATGATCAATGTGTCACCGATTGGTCGCAACTGCAGCCAGGAGGAAagagacgagttcgagagataTGATAAG GTTCATAACATTCGACCAAAGATGGTGGCTGAACTTCGTGTGCGGTTTGCACATCTTAACCTTACTTTCTCTATTGGAGGACAGATTAGCTTCGAT GTCTTCCCTAAAGGTTGGGACAAGACTTACTGCTTGCAATACCTTGAAGACTTCAACGAAATCCATTTCTTCGGTGACAAAACCTACGAG GGTGGAAATGATTATGAAATCTATGAATCACCAAAAACAATAGGCCATTCAG TAACGAGTCCAGATGATACAATGGCACAATGCAAGGCTCTGTTCATCTCTTGA
- the LOC106452177 gene encoding remorin, producing the protein MAEEQKTTKVDVESPAVSAPEKEPAPAPVEASTEVAEEKVHDPPPPVESKALAVVEKPIEEPTPKKSSSGSIDRDVKLADLEKEKKTSFIKAWEESEKSKAENKAQKKVSDVLAWENSQKAAVEAQLRKIEEKLEKKKAEYGEKMKNKVAAIHKEAEEKRAMVEAKRGEELLKAEEMAAKYRATGIVPKATCGCF; encoded by the exons ATGGCGGAGGAGCAAAAGACGACTAAGGTTGACGTAGAATCTCCGGCGGTTTCAGCTCCGGAGAAGGAACCAGCTCCTGCTCCGGTGGAAGCTTCTACAGAGGTTGCGGAGGAGAAAGTTCATGATCCACCACCTCCCGTCGAGTCCAAAGCTCTTGCCGTTGTTGAAA AACCCATTGAGGAGCCTACACCAAAGAAAAGTTCATCTGGTTCGATCGACAGAG ATGTGAAACTTGCAGACTtggaaaaagagaagaaaacatcATTCATCAAAGCATGGGAAGAGAGTGAGAAGTCAAAGGCAGAGAACAA GGCACAAAAGAAGGTATCTGATGTGCTCGCTTGGGAGAACAGCCAGAAAGCAGCCGTTGAAGCCCAGCTCAGGAAGATTGAAGAAAAATTAGAGAAGAAAAAGGCAGAGTACGGTGAGAAAATGAAGAACAAAGTGGCTGCGATTCACAAGGAAGcagaagagaagagagcaaTGGTTGAAGCTAAAAGAGGAGAGGAGCTTCTTAAAGCTGAAGAAATGGCTGCCAAGTACAGAGCCACTGGTATAGTACCCAAGGCAACTTGTGGATGTTTCTAA
- the LOC106452182 gene encoding AT-hook motif nuclear-localized protein 9: protein MDQRDPMGLTGSGSYYIQRGLPGSVPPTFHGSSQQQQGLRHLHNPNSPFGSASTGFGSPPLHGDPSPAAAATGAVPHHVGVHMISPPPPPTSETPMKRKRGRPRKYGQDGSVSLALSSSSVSTINSSNKRGRGRPPGSGKKQRLTSTGELMIPSSSGMSFTPHVILVSIGEDIASKVIAFSQQGPRAICVLSASGAVSTATLLQSSTPPGAIQYEGRFEILALSISYLVPTDGSFRNRTGNLSVSLASPDGRVIGGAIGGPLIAASPVQVIVGSFVWAAPKIKNKKREEEGSENVQDTNDHQALDHPVPQQHTQGQNMMWSTGSRQMDMRHAHADIDLMRG, encoded by the exons ATGGATCAAAGAGATCCAATGGGTTTAACCGGGTCAGGCTCTTACTACATCCAAAGAGGTTTACCCGGTTCGGTTCCTCCAACGTTTCACGGATCCTCACAGCAGCAACAAGGGCTTCGTCACTTACATAACCCAAACTCTCCATTCGGTTCAGCCTCCACCGGGTTCGGATCTCCTCCTTTACACGGTGACCCTTctccagcagcagcagcaactgGAGCTGTTCCTCATCATGTAGGCGTTCACATgatctctcctcctcctcctccaacgaGTGAGACTCCAATGAAACGTAAGAGAGGACGGCCTAGAAAATACGGACAAGACGGTTCTGTTTCTTTGGCATTGtcctcttcctctgtttccACCATTAACAGCTCTAACAAACGTGGCCGTGGTCGGCCTCCTGGCTCCGGCAAGAAACAGAGATTAACTTCCACTG gtGAGTTGATGATACCTTCATCTTCTGGAATGAGCTTCACGCCACACGTTATCTTGGTTTCTATAGGAGAA GATATTGCATCAAAGGTTATAGCTTTCTCTCAACAAGGTCCAAGAGCGATTTGCGTTCTATCTGCTAGTGGAGCTGTCTCTACTGCGACGCTGCTTCAGTCATCTACACCCCCTGGAGCTATTCAGTACGAG GGCCGGTTTGAGATCTTAGCCTTATCAATATCTTATCTTGTCCCAACTGATGGAAGTTTCCGGAATAGAACTGGAAACTTATCAGTTTCTCTTGCTAGCCCTGATGGGCGTGTGATTGGTGGTGCTATTGGAGGACCTTTAATAGCAGCTAGTCCTGTTCAG GTTATTGTAGGGAGCTTTGTATGGGCAGCTCCAAAGATCAAGAACAAGAAACGAGAAGAAGAAGGTTCTGAAAATGTTCAAGACACAAATGACCATCAAGCTCTGGACCACCCTGTTCCTCAACAACACACGCAAGGCCAAAACATGATGTGGTCAACAGGTTCAAGGCAAATGGATATGCGTCATGCTCATGCTGATATTGATCTAATGCGCGGTTGA